In the Plasmodium gaboni strain SY75 chromosome 13, whole genome shotgun sequence genome, cttttgAAATAATTGTGGAAAATGGATTTTgtaagaataaaaaaaaaataaaacacTAAAAAGGcataatgaatatataaatattgtaatgcatattatatgtattaatatatatatatatataatttacatatatatgtattcattttataaatgtatGATAAGTAAAAATATGAGAATAGAACAAGCTTCTGATTCTTGTTTTAAGCATTTATGTTTAAAAAGGAGAAATACATACACCTcacaataatataaatatatatataatatatatataatatatatatataatatatatattttctttttattttttattttttagaaATTACTTGGTCCGAAAAATGACATGAAAACGTTGAAGGTTCAAACTGTTGCTTCTTTTTGCAATGTGAAATTAAATATGCCCAATTTTGAACTTGGTAAGGATGATAAGACAGCCGAGTTTTTAAATCACTCACCATTAGGCAGATTACCTGTATTAGTTACTTCTCATGGTTCTATTTTTGAGAGTAATTCTATTTGTAAATATCTTTGTAGTATTCATAGAGAAGGTGATTATTTAGGTAAAGGTTTATTTGAAGAAGCACAAGTAAATATGTGGGTAGATTTTAATACATACGAATTAGAGATTCCTCTATGTTgttatatgaataataaattttgtGAGAAATCTTTAAAACATATAGAAGATACTTTAaattgttataataatcatttattatataatcaaTATATGGTTGGAAATAGTATAAGTCTTAtagatatttttatatctgttcttttatatttttctataaattCTGGTAAGCTGGATGAATCTGTAGTTtctaaatataaaaacttATATAGATTATATGACACTATATGCAATCAAAAACaatttaaatatgtttttGCTTCTgatcaaaataaaaaaaaaaacacatCTGAAAAATGTAACAAACAAGAGAAGCCTTCAACTAgtgcaaaaaaaaaacaaacaaacaataagaaagataataataataatgatgatgatgacacacaaaataataataatcaacATGCTGAACTATTAAGTGATGATTTaacagaaaaaaaacagccaaaaaaaacaaatcCATTAGATTTATTACCACCATCAAATTTCTCACTTGATGAatggaaatataaatttagtaatgaaaaagatttattaaataatgcTATGCCACATTTCtggaatatatatgatCCAAATGGATTCTCTTTATATTACATGAAATATGATAAGTTAGAAGATGAATGTCAAATATCTTTTGTTGCATGTAATATGGCAGGTGGATTCTTACAAAGACTTGAAAATAACTTCTcaaaatattcatttgCCGTTGTCACTGTATTAGgagaaaataaatcatatgATATCGAAGGTGTTTGGTTATTTAGAGGTACAGACATACCATTCGAAATGAAAGACCACCCTTCATTTGAATATcacatttttaaaaaattagatGTTAATAATACACAAGACAGAAAAATTGTAGAAGATTACTGGTGCTCGAAGGAAACTGTAGATAACAGACCTCTTGTTGACAGAAAGGTGTGgaaataaacataaatataaataaataaataaataaataaataaataaataaataaatacatatatatatatatatatatatatatatatatatttataaatcATGGGTACaagatatttttaatttacaAATTAATTACAATTTTGtatattcaaatattttccacgtatttataaaagaaaaatattttatatgcatataatatttatattaacCAAAGGGCAACACACAcatacacacatatatatatatatattatcattacatatatgtttatatgtttatacattttaaatatatttaatttttttcatccATATTTCTTACATTTGTACTTATTAAATTAATCATTATAAAACtgaaaataaatgaaaatagaaaaattaatatatatggagcaaataaatatataaataaatatatatatatatatatatatgtatgtataatattcaCATGTccaaataaatattcattcTGTTATGACTTACCATATCAACTAATCTATCTCGAAATAATTTTTACCTTCAAATGCCTTGTGATAATCTACTGTAATATCTGgaaatgataatattttgtcTTTATTGTCActaaataaattttttattaaatttattatatccaTTTCATCTTCCCCTTggtttttatttatgtgATCACTTTCGTTGTctaaaataattatttcGTCATTCACCATGTCCTCAAAaagataattattattattattattattattattattatcattgTCTTGTCTTTTTTCGAACGTATCTAAAGGGTTGAAATTATTAAAgtgaaaaatatatatacatatatatatatatatatatatatacatatatatatatgtattttttttttttttttttaaaatatacacTTACCCTTATCTCTTTTGTTACTTCTTTTTTGTATTAGGTTATTCATTCCTTTGTTCATGTTTTTCATTTCGTTTCTTTTGTTTTCTTCGGTTTCTTCAATTTTCACAAAATTTCCACAGCAGTAAGAAGAATGTCTTCTCCctataaattaaaaaaaaaaaaaaaaaaaaaaaaNNNNNNNNNNNNNNNNNNNNNNNNNNNNNNNNNNNNNNNNNNNNNNNNNNNNNNNNNNNNNNNNNNNNNNNNNNNNGTCCAGGAGGTCTGTTCATGGATCTTTTGACAAATCCAAAATGTGGTGGGTATTTTCTACACACACccttttataaaaataataaaataaaattcaatatatatatatatatatatatatatgtatgtatatatatatatatgtacacatttacatatttgtcatacttttatatttttttattttaactGTACAGCGCCATATATGATTTCGATAAAAATTTACTTCATTATGAAAACTGTGATAAATTGTTATATGCAATCCAGTAGCTCTATTTATTCTGTGCATGTGTTTTTTAAACTCCTTAATTTTAAattgtaaataatatatatatatatatatatatatgtgcatatatttatttattttattatttattttattatttattttattatttattttattttttttttttactgGTCCATGTCCATCATGCTTCGTATT is a window encoding:
- a CDS encoding putative elongation factor 1-gamma; translated protein: MKTLKVQTVASFCNVKLNMPNFELGKDDKTAEFLNHSPLGRLPVLVTSHGSIFESNSICKYLCSIHREGDYLGKGLFEEAQVNMWVDFNTYELEIPLCCYMNNKFCEKSLKHIEDTLNCYNNHLLYNQYMVGNSISLIDIFISVLLYFSINSGKLDESVVSKYKNLYRLYDTICNQKQFKYVFASDQNKKKNTSEKCNKQEKPSTSAKKKQTNNKKDNNNNDDDDTQNNNNQHAELLSDDLTEKKQPKKTNPLDLLPPSNFSLDEWKYKFSNEKDLLNNAMPHFWNIYDPNGFSLYYMKYDKLEDECQISFVACNMAGGFLQRLENNFSKYSFAVVTVLGENKSYDIEGVWLFRGTDIPFEMKDHPSFEYHIFKKLDVNNTQDRKIVEDYWCSKETVDNRPLVDRKVWK
- a CDS encoding hypothetical protein (conserved Plasmodium protein, unknown function~part of same gene as PGSY75_1338400A~gap found within coding sequence), producing RRHSSYCCGNFVKIEETEENKRNEMKNMNKGMNNLIQKRSNKRDKDNNNNNNNNNNYLFEDMVNDEIIILDNESDHINKNQGEDEMDIINLIKNLFSDNKDKILSFPDITVDYHKAFEGKNYFEID